In the Sphingomonas sp. LM7 genome, one interval contains:
- a CDS encoding DoxX family protein — MTFRRSRSTGFASYSDAALLLARLAIGAFLIWGVWDNIQSSARMAEFARFLGSHGFPYPKWLAPLSVWAQFACGIAFVGGFLTRWAGLVCAVNFAVAVAMVDAKLGIRGAFPATSLILFGLLFATQGAGRYSIDAMLGGSRR; from the coding sequence ATGACTTTCAGGCGCAGTCGATCTACGGGTTTCGCAAGCTACTCCGATGCCGCGCTGTTGCTGGCGCGGCTGGCGATCGGCGCCTTCCTGATCTGGGGTGTGTGGGACAATATCCAGAGCAGCGCGCGGATGGCCGAGTTCGCGCGCTTCCTTGGCAGCCATGGCTTCCCCTACCCCAAATGGCTGGCACCTTTGTCGGTCTGGGCGCAATTCGCCTGCGGCATCGCCTTTGTCGGCGGATTCCTGACGCGTTGGGCGGGGCTGGTCTGCGCAGTCAATTTCGCAGTGGCAGTCGCGATGGTCGATGCCAAACTCGGCATCCGCGGCGCCTTCCCCGCGACCAGCCTGATCCTGTTCGGCCTGTTGTTCGCCACGCAGGGCGCGGGCCGCTATTCGATCGACGCGATGCTCGGCGGGTCACGGCGCTAG